CGAAAGAGAGTTCTGTTATCATGTgcgagaagttgaagacTGTTCATGTTAGCTGTGCTCTTGACATCAGAGGTTCAAGCATGGAAGGACGTACCAGAATGATCCAAATGCTTCTTCCCATCGCCATAGCCGTGCCCGCGCGCCGTGATGTGAAAGTCGCCCTGGACCTTATTTCCCTCCAGACTACCATAAATCCGACAAGAATCAACCTGTTCTCCCCACCTAAGCTTCGGCCCCTTTGGGAACTTCTTATTCGAATTGCGCCTCAACTCACTTAGCACATGGCTCGCATGCGCGTCCTCTTCCTGCGCCGCTAAGcgcccctcgtcctcacgACTAAGCGTCTGGTATTCCCTACCACCGCCGAAGGCCTCGTAATTGCGCTTATCCATCCATAGCTTCCAGCTTGTTGGTTCGCGCTTTAGCATCTCGGACGCAAGGACGCGGTCACCGGCTGCATCTTGGATGTTGATATGCAGGTCGTCGCAGGGCATGCGGacgacggcgtcgagatTGAGCTGGAGGTCGTGCGAGACGCCCTTTTCGACGGTGAAGTGGTGTGCCTCGGTGCCCTTGAGCCAGGTGCGGAGTTCAGTGAGGGAGAAGACGGTGCATATGACGAGGATAAGGATGGTCCATTGGCCGCCGCGGCGGGACGGGGTGGTGTAGGAGGGTTTTGTCTTTGCTGCATTGGCGGTTCACGCGTTAGCATTTACCGAAGAATATGGTAGATATTTCTGTTCAATTGGCTTGGATCAAAGGAGAATGACTTACGGAAGGCATCGAATGTTTGAAGGCCACCCTTCAAGCTCGACTTCTCCGCAAAGGCGTCCTCGTCGAGGCCCTGAGCTGAGAACCCGTTCATGACGATCGGCGTCGCTGCAGTAGTTTGAGCGCTCACGGCATGAGAAGATGAGAACGGTGCAATTAAGCGTTATTGACGGCTTTGAATTGGAAGTTGGGCCGGTAGATCGGGGTTGTCGAGATGGTCGAGGGCGAGAGGCTGCGGAGTAACTGCGAGAAACAATAAGGCCAAGTAGGCCGAAACTCCGCAGCTGCGCCCTACTAAGCCCACTCCAACAGTGAATGCTCAAGTACCCAGTGCACAGTGCACGCACTCCCACATTTCCAATAGAGTTCACAATTAATCTTATCTATTCATTGgtctttcttatttatatccATAAGGGTTCTAGTCATAACATGTCCAAGTCTTCAGCCTTGCGGAATACAGCGCAGCGGCAATTCAGACaccagaaaaaaaaataggtAATATACAGACGGCCCCCGAGGACACATAAGCCCTTATTTCCAGGTGGAATCCAATATTGTTTGGCCATCGTTGTCGGTGAAGAAGAGTAAACAATGCAAAGATTAAGTCAGGGGCAAAAACGAATGCCCAAGGTGGCAGACATGCAGCATGTATAAGCTTAACTTCCACAATCATAACAATATCACAAACATGGTATTTAGACGGGGTAACAAAGGAATGAAGGTGAAAAAAATCAAGACAGTCAAATCAAGTCATGGGAGGCATGCAAAAGCTCAAGCGAGGGTATAAGAAAAAATGTCCTGCCTCGTTCACTGGCTTGTTCAACCAGCAGTTTATGTCAAATCATAAGAATAAAATCAAAACCACAAGCATCCCCAGGCCTGCTATGCAACTGAATAATCGAGCAAATTATTATTACAGATATGCAAGAagtggaaaaaagaaaacaaacaaaacatgGAGCAGTCTTTCCCGATCATTTCGGCTTCTGTTTTCAGTTAGCCGCGTTGAACCTTTGATCCGTCAGGTTTGGACCTGTGTATCAGCCGGTCTACCTACCAAGCTTGTCGCCGCGGCCGCAGTTGCAAGATCGGGCTTCCCACTGAGACTCCTTGCAGAAACACGAGGCAACGCAGAACCGGGCGTGGTCGCGGTATTCGTACCTCGCTTGGCGGGTGTCGACGGGGGTAATCCGCTGACGGTTGAATGACGCTTGCCAGAAGTCGCCTTTACGGGCGACGGGTTCGAAGGATCGCGGTTTCGCTTATATGTTGTACCAGGCGGTTCTGGAAGAGGGCGGCCTGTAGTTGGAGTGGCAAGAGTATTCACCCTCTTCCCAGGAGAATGGCTTCCAAACGGTCTTGGCCGTGGCGTCATTTTGTGTCCCGTCATGAACTCGTGTCTGAGAGCTTCGCTTGGAGTTAGGCGGCGAGCAGGGTCCCATCTAAGACAGCGCGAAAGGAAGTCCAGAAAGGCCTCGTCGTCACATTTCAGTACCTGCCTCAGCTCCTTCGAGCTCGGACGTCGTCTCCGGCCCTTTGAAGAGACCGTGATTCTTGGCTTGCCCAGAGAGTCGAAGAAAAGTTTCTTTCGAGTGCTCTTCTCAATTAAATGTTTTTCCGGTGGTCCAAAGACCTCCATGATGCACGCAAGCTGCTCCTGTTCATTCTCTCCAGGGAAGATCGGATAGCCGGTGTAGAGCTCAGCCAGTATACATCCTAGACTCCACATGTCGATTGGCATGCCGTAGGACATACCAAGGATGACCTCGGGTGAGCGGTAGAAACGACTTTGAATGTATGTGTATACTTTCTCGTTCTCAAAACAACTGGAGCCAAAATCAATCACCCTGATTTCAGAGTTCAAAGgatggacaagaaggatgTTTTCAGGTTTAAGGTCACAGTGGATGACTTTCTTTGCCTGCAACAGCGTGAGAGTATGAAGGATTTGCCGGGTAAACCGACGGATCAACTTGATACCGAATCCTCTGAAATCATGGGCCTTGATGAATTCGTAGAGGTTGATCCCCAGCAGTTCAGTAGATATACATAGATGACCTCGGAAGTAAAAGCTCTGGGTGAAATTAACCACACTATGGCGGCGATGGGGATCCCATTCCTTGAGCTTTTGAAGGAGGTTGACTTCTATCAAGGCTTGCTGGTGGAATCGTTTCTTGTTGCGGATGATTTTGATTGCAACCAGGATTCCATGCTTGTGGTCGATGCACCGGACAACCTGGCCAAAGCTGCCCTTACCCAAGACGTCAATAACCTCATAGCGGTAGGCCATATGATCACCAAGAACAATGTTGTAGTCTCCACGATCGTCGTCATAGCCGAAGTTCGAGGACGAAGCGCTCAAATCCCCAACGTGCTTCTTTGCATCCTGGGTACCGCAGAAATAGACGTCCTTAAAGTCGATTATCTCCCCACGTTCAAATATGTTGAGATGAGCCACTCTTATGGCTTGGGCAGGATTGACACGATCTTTGGGTCCAGCTCTGTGTCGTAGGTCGTCCAACTCCCTTGCAGCTTTTTCGAAATCCTTGCGCTTAGTGCCAAGCCGCCGCATCTCCTCATCTGCAATCGTAATCTCGGTTTCGGCGCGATTTTCAGCTGATCCAGAGGTCGCTGCCATGTTAGATTTGGCCGAGCTAATTATCTTATGTACTGGGGAAAGAATGGAAGATGCGGAGCGGTGCTGGGAGTTGTCGCTTTCATGGGATTCGCGGGAGACGGTCGGAGACAACGACAGGTTTTGATCGCTGCTAAAGCTTGGTTTTCTGAGAGCGGGGTTTGCCGCGTTCGACAACGATGACTGCCGCCTAGACTTCAGATAGGCTGGCTTCAAAGTTGGACTCGAGTTCTTTGCGGTCGAGAGATTGTTCCAAGTGGCCGAAGCCGGAAGCTTGGGAGGAGGCATCAGCTCGGACTTCTTGGGGTCAGTAGTGGCATTGACGCCTTGTGGTTTAGAATTGCTCCGCTTCCGTGACAATGTAATTTTGTTGCGTAAAGACGAGTTGGGCAAGCCATTATTATCGGGATCAGAAGGTGTCGAAATCTGGCTAACGGTATCGGCGTTTGAGATAGCGGACGACTGGgtttgaggacgagggccAGTCAATTTGTATGACTGGGATATCCTAGATGAATAATCCGCGCTCGGCTTTTGGCGCAGATGGTTAAATTCGCTATTGCTTTTGGGTAAGGTGTAGGAGATGTAAGGTGATACAGTTCTAGCACCCCCGGGCGTGCCATCATGAGAAGCCAGGGCACTAGAACTGCTAGCTGTTCTTAGCCCAATATTAGATGAAGTACTCAGGGCGAAATGCGACGTGCTGCTTCGTGCCTGGGGAAGCAGGTTCGTATCTTCGTCATCacggaaggagaaaaagtTTGCTTTGGAAGCTGTCAAAGGCGTGCTTGGAGTTTTGGAAATCACTTGCGCTGACGGGGTGGACGGATAGTTATCGTCGTCCTTATCTGTTAATGCCTCAATTTTTGATGTCATTGGTGTCCCTAGAGGAAGTAAGTTTAACGGTGGCAGCTTCATGTTTTTCCTTCCAAAGGCCGCGGTGGGCTGGTGTTTGGCTTCGGGGGTCTTCATTGCACGTTCATCCAAGGCCTCCGAGTTCTGCCGCCCAACGTTCGAGTTCAGGTCCGAGACGTGCATGGATTTCAAAAGTTCAATCTCCAAAGGCAAACTCGATTTGCGCGGTATGGGAAATTGTGGCTGATCCATTTCGCTCTTTGGCGACTCGTATGCCTTTGGGATAGCAGGAACTGGCGGAACCTCTTCGCTAGTAGTCACAGATTGTTGTTCTACACGAGGCTTCGGTGTCGGGAGTCGAGACGAGGAGAAGTTTTGAGAGAGTCGTGTTTGGAGTGACCCACCAGAATTCCTCGCAGAGTTGTAGCTCGTGCTTGACGACACAGACAGACCCGAACTGTACGATTTCCGGTTCGGATCAGGTGTTGtgcgcgaggaggaaggtgttgCACTCTTTCGTGGAATACTTGAAGGCGAGTAAGTTGATGAGCGCGGACGCACAGGCAAAGGTTCGGTTTGGCTTGGAGGAGTATATGGCACTGGATGGGATTGAGGTGCCGTTGAGAGCCGCTTTAATCGTCGGGCATCAGTCGGACTAATTGTACGTGCACCAAGACCCGTCGCATGAGGGGGCATCATTGATACCCGCTTAGACGATGATGTCGGTGTTGTGGCTTCCCCAGCGGAATTTTTCACAGGCGTTCTAACAGCatttgtggatgaggatcGAGAGTGGTCGCCAAGCCCAGCCGTCGTCAAGAAATTGTCGCCCATTTCGCCTGATGGAGGTTGGAATGATTTGGCCTTTGCACTCCGAACATTGGTCGGAAGCCTCTGGGCATTATTCCCGTTGACTTCAGGATGCTGACTCCGCGGGCGAAGATAATGTGTTTGAGCAGTGTCGGCACTGGCTTTTCTAGCTGACAGGCTCTGTCGTCGTGCAGTTGCAGTTGTAGGGAGGGACCCAGGCAGGGACCCAGGCCCAATTGATTTTCGTGGTGCCCGTTGGGTGGAGTTGACTGGTGCTTGATTTTGAACAAGACTCTGACGACGATTTCGACTAGCTGCTGTGGATGCCGGGGGGCGAGAAGGCGCATCCGTAGAAGGATTCTGCCCAACAATGCTCTTTCTCCGTGACGTGTAGTTTTTAGGTTGGCCAGATGTGTCATTGTCGGTGCTATTGTTAGCCCAAGGATTAGTGGGATGAAAAGACGATGGCTGTCGGTCGTATCCAGTTGCTCCGCTGGTAGGCATGGGGAACTGGCTTAAACTCGGTTCTGCCATTATGCTATTATGAAAATCATCGAAGTTGACAGGGGCAAGGAATTCCATGCTCTCGGACGGATTCTGGTTAGCAAAATTGCTCATGCTGGTGGTCCGGAGGTTAACACGAGAGTTGCTGTTCTTCAGGGAATCGTTCGTCGAGTCAATGGAGGAGTTGCCGGAGTGTTGAACCGCGCCCGAACTGTGACACAATTACACGTTAGATACTATCCAGGATTGTAGACAAGGACCGGCTCCACAAAGTCCGGTCTCTTATGAAGTGGTTAGATAGGGGGACACAAACCTGCGTGACTGGTCCTGTGGTCGCGGGCCCTGAGGCACCTTCTGATCGCGAATAGAGAGCCTCCTCTTGGTCAGAGCACTAAGTCTAGATCCAACAGGGTTGTTTGGGGTGTGGGAAGAGGCCTCGGATAGAAGGGTTGTCGAAGGGTGCTTTTGCAATCGCCTGCGGCCGGGGGTCTCTAGAGTTTAGAATTAACTCTTGTTAGCCACTTGCTGACCTGTGAACTCCCACACACCACCTCGAGATCCCTTACCTCCCAAAGCGGCGTTTTCATTTCCCGAAGGACTGGACGGTCTGGATTGCACTTGACGCGACCCCTTTCCTGCAGTCTGCTGGCCCGACAGCTTTTCCGGCATGGTCGGTCACACTTTCGGTCGGGGACACTCTGAACGCGGGGAATACACCGAGAGGGAAATTGAAGGcggaaaaaagaaataaaattcAGGGTAAAGGCCCAATCGTCAAGACATTCAGAAGCAAGATGGCCTCAATGCCTAACAAGAGAAAAGCCTTGACCAGCACCGTCGCGCGACCTCCAACGGTCGTTAACGGTCCATCGCGGGGATCAAGAACAGTGGACTCTGTTCCGAGGGTCTGCGAGGTATCGTAGGCGCGACGCAAGTGCTGCAAAAGAGAGTCTGCCGTTCCGCTTCCTGGAGAACTCGGTCGGGGGTATAAAGTCGAGCAGTTGGAAGAAAGTTGACAGAAGTTTGGCCGGGGCAACAGTTCTGCTGGACTTGGCGTTCGTAAAGGGTACAAGCGGATATCACAACCACAACAGTTCAGGGAAGGAACTACTACAGAGCGTGAAAGAATGACCCTAAGGAGAGAATACAAACACGGCGAGGTTGGCTGGGGTCTCCGGGGCCTTCCTGGAcgcgagcaggaagaggagaatggtctaaaagaaagaacaCAGTAAACAAGCCAGCCGTCAATAACAATCTCTTGAACCGCTGCAAGACAGTGTCTGCCCCCTGCTCCTTTTTTTGTGCTGTGAACGGGCGCTGGCTGCAAACAGCGCAAACACCTGAAATTACCTGTCGATCTGCTGCAGGCCGCCAGCCGCAAGCCCGCAACCAGCTCCGTTCCAGAACGTTTTTCTGCCTAACGAGGGCCACACCAAACAAACGGGGTTGCCGGGGAGGACTGTCGGGCTGGACGGCTGTCATTAACTAGATGCCCAATTTTTGCCTCAGATTCATTGTCTCAGAACTGTAGTCATAAAGCGTGCCAATCGTAGTACGTAGTCGATACATCGAGGCTTGGCGGGCCGTACCCCGACTTCCCAAGTCCCAAGCTTTCGGCTCTGTGCTTGAGCATGTGCTCCGGCGCCCACGACCGAGTccctccatcgtcatcgcctcACCATTCgtccctttttcttcctcgctaGAGATGCCGCATCGCCTTGCCCTCCCGGCAACATCTCGCTCAAGGTATCATGGAGGAATCCACCCCCGATGCCTTCGCCGACCGCGATGATCCCACCCCGCCTTTCAAAGGCAGACAGAACGCATCTACAAACGATGCGAACCCACGCCGCCATGGAAGGTCCGTGTCGGACTTTCGACACTCCGTGCAAGATAGGCTAGTCACAAAGTACGCAGTCCCAATCAGTGGCTTTCGGCCTGGCTGGGAAACCGTCACAGCGTCCGTCTTACTGACTCCGCATCAGAATACTGCAACAGGTCGTTCCTGTGGAAAGCGTGCAAGATGAGTCGGTCTCCGTGGGTGCGAAGAACGTCCCTTCAGACACCAAGCGACCAGCCTTTAGTCTTCCTGTGATGGGCAATAATTTCCGGCGATTCAATGCAAGGTAATTATAAATTACGGGCAACGATGTTGGGTCAAAGCTAAGCTTTTGCAGGATTGGAATTGTTTTCAACTTCCAGAACCAGGCTGAGCAACTATTCAGTTGGAAGCAACCGTCTCATACTTTCTCGTTTCTGTTTGTCTACTCTTTTATATGCCTAGATCCTCACCTTCTAG
This is a stretch of genomic DNA from Aspergillus puulaauensis MK2 DNA, chromosome 8, nearly complete sequence. It encodes these proteins:
- a CDS encoding endoplasmic reticulum-Golgi intermediate compartment family protein (BUSCO:EOG092640BS;~COG:U;~EggNog:ENOG410PJEE;~InterPro:IPR012936,IPR039542;~PFAM:PF07970,PF13850;~TransMembrane:2 (o44-61i347-369o)); translation: MNGFSAQGLDEDAFAEKSSLKGGLQTFDAFPKTKPSYTTPSRRGGQWTILILVICTVFSLTELRTWLKGTEAHHFTVEKGVSHDLQLNLDAVVRMPCDDLHINIQDAAGDRVLASEMLKREPTSWKLWMDKRNYEAFGGGREYQTLSREDEGRLAAQEEDAHASHVLSELRRNSNKKFPKGPKLRWGEQVDSCRIYGSLEGNKVQGDFHITARGHGYGDGKKHLDHSVFNFSHMITELSFGPHYPTILNPLDKTIATTESHYYKYQYFLSIVPTIYSRNQKLRLDRLPSSLDQDRRKHNKNLIFTNQYAATSASDALPESPYLIPGIFFKYNIEPILLLISEERTGFLNLVIRLVNTISGVIVTGGWLYQMSGWVAELRRRRAAKSEGYLHGKMTEE
- a CDS encoding putative protein kinase (COG:T;~EggNog:ENOG410PG23;~InterPro:IPR017441,IPR008271,IPR000719,IPR011009;~PFAM:PF07714,PF00069;~go_function: GO:0004672 - protein kinase activity [Evidence IEA];~go_function: GO:0005524 - ATP binding [Evidence IEA];~go_process: GO:0006468 - protein phosphorylation [Evidence IEA]); the encoded protein is MPEKLSGQQTAGKGSRQVQSRPSSPSGNENAALGETPGRRRLQKHPSTTLLSEASSHTPNNPVGSRLSALTKRRLSIRDQKVPQGPRPQDQSRSSGAVQHSGNSSIDSTNDSLKNSNSRVNLRTTSMSNFANQNPSESMEFLAPVNFDDFHNSIMAEPSLSQFPMPTSGATGYDRQPSSFHPTNPWANNSTDNDTSGQPKNYTSRRKSIVGQNPSTDAPSRPPASTAASRNRRQSLVQNQAPVNSTQRAPRKSIGPGSLPGSLPTTATARRQSLSARKASADTAQTHYLRPRSQHPEVNGNNAQRLPTNVRSAKAKSFQPPSGEMGDNFLTTAGLGDHSRSSSTNAVRTPVKNSAGEATTPTSSSKRVSMMPPHATGLGARTISPTDARRLKRLSTAPQSHPVPYTPPSQTEPLPVRPRSSTYSPSSIPRKSATPSSSRTTPDPNRKSYSSGLSVSSSTSYNSARNSGGSLQTRLSQNFSSSRLPTPKPRVEQQSVTTSEEVPPVPAIPKAYESPKSEMDQPQFPIPRKSSLPLEIELLKSMHVSDLNSNVGRQNSEALDERAMKTPEAKHQPTAAFGRKNMKLPPLNLLPLGTPMTSKIEALTDKDDDNYPSTPSAQVISKTPSTPLTASKANFFSFRDDEDTNLLPQARSSTSHFALSTSSNIGLRTASSSSALASHDGTPGGARTVSPYISYTLPKSNSEFNHLRQKPSADYSSRISQSYKLTGPRPQTQSSAISNADTVSQISTPSDPDNNGLPNSSLRNKITLSRKRSNSKPQGVNATTDPKKSELMPPPKLPASATWNNLSTAKNSSPTLKPAYLKSRRQSSLSNAANPALRKPSFSSDQNLSLSPTVSRESHESDNSQHRSASSILSPVHKIISSAKSNMAATSGSAENRAETEITIADEEMRRLGTKRKDFEKAARELDDLRHRAGPKDRVNPAQAIRVAHLNIFERGEIIDFKDVYFCGTQDAKKHVGDLSASSSNFGYDDDRGDYNIVLGDHMAYRYEVIDVLGKGSFGQVVRCIDHKHGILVAIKIIRNKKRFHQQALIEVNLLQKLKEWDPHRRHSVVNFTQSFYFRGHLCISTELLGINLYEFIKAHDFRGFGIKLIRRFTRQILHTLTLLQAKKVIHCDLKPENILLVHPLNSEIRVIDFGSSCFENEKVYTYIQSRFYRSPEVILGMSYGMPIDMWSLGCILAELYTGYPIFPGENEQEQLACIMEVFGPPEKHLIEKSTRKKLFFDSLGKPRITVSSKGRRRRPSSKELRQVLKCDDEAFLDFLSRCLRWDPARRLTPSEALRHEFMTGHKMTPRPRPFGSHSPGKRVNTLATPTTGRPLPEPPGTTYKRNRDPSNPSPVKATSGKRHSTVSGLPPSTPAKRGTNTATTPGSALPRVSARSLSGKPDLATAAAATSLVGRPADTQVQT